The following coding sequences are from one Microbacterium wangchenii window:
- a CDS encoding SDR family oxidoreductase has product MSSRRILFLGGSGVISTSCVHAAVAAGHDVTVLNRGRSPRTLPPEVRELVADVRDAEAVSAALAGAEFDVVADFLSFVPAHVQTALEVAGERAGQYIFISSASAYQKPPTRVPVTESTPLRNPFWQYSRDKIACEDLLIAAYRDRGLPVTIVRPSHTYDDTLLPTMAGWTDVARLRAGKPVVVHGDGTTQWTLTHSDDFAVAFTGLLGNPAAIGEAFTLTGTHAPTWNQIYTWLADAAGVADPQLVHIASETIAAWDPDLGPGLLGDKAHSMVFDNAKVSALVPEFRTTIPFDEGARRILAWFESHPERQQIDERRDAMFDRMIAHARSAGA; this is encoded by the coding sequence GTGAGCTCTCGACGCATCCTCTTCCTGGGCGGTTCCGGTGTCATCAGCACGTCGTGCGTGCACGCCGCCGTCGCGGCGGGTCACGACGTGACCGTCCTCAACCGCGGCCGGAGCCCGCGAACGCTGCCCCCGGAAGTGCGGGAGCTGGTCGCCGACGTCCGCGACGCCGAGGCGGTGAGCGCAGCGCTGGCGGGCGCTGAGTTCGACGTCGTCGCCGATTTCCTGTCGTTCGTGCCCGCGCACGTGCAGACGGCGCTCGAGGTCGCCGGCGAACGTGCCGGGCAGTACATCTTCATCAGCTCCGCTTCGGCGTACCAGAAGCCGCCCACGCGCGTGCCCGTGACCGAATCCACGCCGCTGCGCAATCCGTTCTGGCAGTACTCCCGCGACAAGATCGCGTGCGAGGACCTCCTCATCGCGGCCTACCGCGACCGGGGCCTCCCTGTCACGATCGTGCGCCCGTCCCACACGTACGACGACACGCTGCTGCCCACGATGGCGGGATGGACCGACGTGGCGCGCCTGCGCGCCGGCAAGCCCGTCGTGGTCCACGGCGACGGCACGACGCAGTGGACGCTGACCCACAGCGACGACTTCGCCGTCGCCTTCACCGGGCTCCTCGGCAACCCCGCCGCGATCGGCGAAGCGTTCACGCTCACCGGAACGCACGCGCCCACGTGGAACCAGATCTACACGTGGCTCGCCGACGCGGCCGGCGTGGCCGATCCGCAGCTCGTGCACATCGCCAGCGAGACGATCGCCGCGTGGGACCCCGACCTCGGGCCCGGTCTCCTCGGCGACAAGGCCCATTCCATGGTGTTCGACAACGCCAAGGTGTCGGCCCTGGTGCCGGAATTCCGGACGACGATCCCCTTCGACGAGGGCGCACGGCGCATCCTGGCCTGGTTCGAGTCTCACCCCGAGCGGCAGCAGATCGACGAACGCCGGGATGCGATGTTCGACCGGATGATCGCGCACGCGCGCTCCGCAGGCGCCTGA
- a CDS encoding response regulator transcription factor produces MNAAATPTALTRPDGTPLRVLVVDDEQMLTDLLSMALRMEGWDVRTASSGLQALQAARDFAPDAMVLDIMMPDLDGMSVLQRLRHSGNDVPVLFLTAKDAVADRVAGLTAGGDDYVTKPFSLEEVVARLRGLMRRAGTATAGDAEPILRVADLSLNEDSHEVFRGDDEIELTATEFELLRYLMRNQRRVVSKAQILDRVWNYDFGGRSSVVELYISYLRKKIDQGREPLIHTVRGVGYMIKAPQ; encoded by the coding sequence ATGAACGCGGCTGCCACCCCCACCGCCCTGACCCGACCCGACGGCACTCCGCTGCGCGTTCTCGTCGTCGATGACGAGCAGATGCTCACCGACCTTCTTTCGATGGCGCTGCGCATGGAGGGCTGGGACGTGCGGACGGCCTCGTCCGGGCTGCAGGCCCTGCAGGCCGCCCGCGACTTCGCGCCCGATGCCATGGTGCTGGACATCATGATGCCCGACCTCGACGGCATGTCGGTGCTGCAGCGCCTGCGCCACTCGGGCAACGACGTGCCGGTGCTGTTCCTGACCGCCAAGGATGCCGTGGCCGATCGCGTCGCCGGCCTCACCGCCGGCGGCGACGACTACGTCACCAAGCCGTTCAGCCTTGAGGAGGTCGTGGCCCGGCTGCGCGGGCTCATGCGACGCGCCGGGACGGCGACCGCGGGAGACGCCGAGCCGATCCTGCGCGTGGCCGATCTGTCGCTGAACGAGGACAGCCATGAGGTCTTCCGCGGCGACGACGAGATCGAGCTCACCGCGACCGAGTTCGAGCTGCTGCGCTATCTCATGCGCAACCAGCGGCGAGTGGTGTCCAAGGCGCAGATCCTCGACCGCGTGTGGAACTACGACTTCGGCGGTCGCTCCAGCGTCGTCGAGCTCTACATCTCCTACCTGCGCAAGAAGATCGACCAGGGGCGCGAACCCCTCATCCACACTGTGCGCGGCGTCGGCTACATGATCAAAGCGCCGCAGTGA
- a CDS encoding sensor histidine kinase translates to MTAIIGMVAVILAIIALSTAAILGQVLQENLDTNVRKAAEDVRLNPQSTAQEVLTTGRFGDGTLLVTRTAGGGTTGAYVDDGTVRVLDRSQISDILESVGGATSYTVELAALGDYRVATLEGRQVLAIIGLPLTEITGTLSQILATVVIVTTGGLLLLSAIIAVVIRIGLGPLRAVADTATRVAKVRMDSGDVSITERVPADQADESTEIGQVGAALNTLLDHVDASLTARQRNEELMRSFVADASHELRTPLTSIRGYSELSLRDPSLTPGIQAALERIQAQSLRMTALVEDLLLLARLDEGTELVYDEVDLTRLAIEAVEDARPAGPAHRWVLDVDDEPVTLAGDAARLRQVADNLLANARTHTPAGTVVTVSVRREGEEGVLSVHDDGPGVDPAVADRLFERFSRGDVSRARQTGGTGLGLSIARAIVAAHDGTIGVRSTPGDTTFEVRLPLRHAGSA, encoded by the coding sequence ATGACCGCGATCATCGGGATGGTCGCGGTCATCCTCGCGATCATCGCGCTGTCCACGGCCGCGATCCTCGGCCAGGTGCTGCAGGAGAACCTCGACACGAACGTGCGCAAGGCCGCGGAGGACGTGCGGCTGAACCCGCAGAGCACGGCCCAGGAAGTGCTGACCACCGGCCGCTTCGGCGACGGCACGCTGCTGGTCACGCGGACAGCGGGCGGCGGCACCACCGGCGCGTACGTCGACGACGGCACCGTTCGCGTGCTGGACCGGTCGCAGATCTCCGACATCCTCGAGTCGGTGGGCGGGGCCACGTCCTACACCGTCGAGCTGGCCGCCCTGGGCGACTACCGGGTGGCCACGTTGGAGGGCCGCCAGGTGCTCGCGATCATCGGCCTGCCGCTGACGGAGATCACCGGCACGCTGTCGCAGATCCTCGCGACCGTCGTCATCGTCACCACCGGCGGCCTGCTGCTGCTCTCGGCGATCATCGCCGTCGTCATCCGGATCGGGCTCGGCCCGCTGCGCGCCGTCGCCGACACCGCCACGCGTGTGGCGAAGGTGCGCATGGACTCCGGCGACGTGTCGATCACCGAACGGGTGCCGGCCGATCAGGCGGACGAGAGCACCGAGATCGGGCAGGTCGGCGCAGCCTTGAACACCCTGCTCGACCACGTGGATGCCTCGCTCACGGCCCGCCAGCGCAACGAGGAGCTGATGCGCAGCTTCGTCGCCGACGCGAGCCACGAACTGCGCACGCCCCTCACCTCCATCCGCGGGTACTCGGAACTGTCCCTGCGCGACCCGTCGCTGACCCCCGGCATCCAGGCGGCGCTGGAGCGGATCCAGGCGCAATCACTGCGGATGACCGCGCTCGTGGAGGACCTGCTGCTGCTGGCCCGACTGGACGAGGGAACCGAGCTGGTCTACGACGAGGTCGACCTCACCCGGCTCGCCATCGAAGCCGTCGAGGACGCCCGTCCGGCGGGGCCCGCCCACCGCTGGGTGCTGGACGTCGACGACGAACCCGTCACGCTGGCCGGCGACGCCGCGCGCCTTCGCCAGGTCGCCGACAACCTGCTGGCCAATGCGCGCACGCACACGCCCGCCGGCACGGTCGTGACGGTATCGGTGCGCCGGGAGGGCGAGGAGGGCGTGCTCAGCGTGCACGACGACGGGCCCGGTGTCGATCCGGCCGTGGCCGACCGGCTGTTCGAGCGGTTCTCGCGCGGCGACGTGTCCCGCGCACGTCAGACCGGCGGCACCGGCTTGGGGCTGTCGATCGCGCGGGCGATCGTTGCGGCGCACGACGGCACCATCGGCGTTCGCAGCACGCCGGGCGACACCACCTTCGAGGTGCGCCTGCCGTTGCGGCACGCCGGCTCCGCGTGA
- a CDS encoding FAD-dependent oxidoreductase — translation MIGALTAGWTRVFGVLGRLSSYRLVLLSLAALAAIAVVLSLVGLVGPGPLELIVTAIVLGAVCVVVDLALHRMLRVPLRVESSLITAAILLFVLFPTVDPAGLAGIAGAGAVASLSKYVLAWRGRHVFNPAAVGAAALTLVGVAVPALGASAWWVGTPAMAVPVLVLGVAVLWRTEKLRMVAGFWVIAVGVAFLRAVALDSAAGVEVDALAILTQVALSSPYLFLGAFMLSEPLTMPPRRWQQFAVAALVGVLAGWPIDVGAITLGQEFALLAGNLLAFAFTWRAAVRLVLEGRREVTPTVRELTFRTRRPFAFRPGQYLELAVPHRRPDARGTRREFSIASAPEEMPVVRIAFKEGSKSSYKRALAAVPPGATLPVTGVWGDFLLPTRTTAPLLLVAAGIGVTPFVSQLRHVVTTEQDRDIVLVYVVSDASELAYRDEIERSGIPVVVYSRDAPADLPAHWRWAGRGVRVDADGLLRMVPDITARHAYISGPPALLADLAPALERARSLTTDAFSGY, via the coding sequence GTGATCGGTGCACTGACCGCGGGGTGGACGCGCGTGTTCGGCGTCCTCGGCCGCCTCTCCAGCTACCGCCTCGTGCTGCTGTCGCTGGCCGCCCTCGCCGCCATCGCCGTCGTGCTCTCCCTCGTGGGCCTGGTGGGCCCCGGCCCGCTCGAGCTCATCGTCACCGCGATCGTGCTCGGCGCCGTCTGCGTCGTCGTCGACCTCGCGCTGCACCGGATGCTGCGGGTGCCGCTGCGGGTGGAATCCTCCCTCATCACCGCCGCGATCCTGCTGTTCGTGCTGTTCCCGACGGTGGATCCCGCGGGCCTGGCCGGCATCGCGGGAGCCGGTGCCGTGGCCTCCCTGTCGAAATACGTGCTCGCCTGGCGCGGGCGCCACGTCTTCAACCCCGCCGCGGTGGGCGCGGCGGCGCTCACCCTCGTCGGCGTCGCCGTGCCGGCGCTGGGCGCCTCGGCATGGTGGGTGGGGACTCCCGCGATGGCCGTCCCGGTGCTCGTGCTGGGGGTGGCGGTGCTGTGGCGCACCGAGAAGCTGCGCATGGTCGCGGGGTTCTGGGTCATCGCGGTGGGGGTGGCGTTCTTGCGGGCGGTGGCCCTGGATTCCGCCGCCGGTGTCGAGGTGGACGCGCTCGCCATCCTCACGCAAGTGGCGCTGTCGTCGCCGTACCTGTTCCTGGGCGCCTTCATGCTGTCCGAACCGCTCACGATGCCCCCGCGCCGCTGGCAGCAGTTCGCCGTCGCGGCGCTCGTCGGCGTGCTCGCGGGCTGGCCGATCGATGTGGGGGCGATCACGCTCGGGCAGGAGTTCGCCCTCCTGGCGGGCAACCTCCTCGCGTTCGCCTTCACGTGGCGCGCGGCCGTCCGGCTCGTCCTGGAAGGACGGCGGGAGGTGACACCGACGGTGCGCGAGCTGACCTTCCGCACCCGGCGTCCCTTCGCCTTCCGGCCGGGGCAGTACCTCGAACTGGCAGTGCCGCACCGGCGCCCGGATGCGCGCGGCACACGGCGGGAGTTCTCCATCGCCTCCGCCCCGGAGGAGATGCCCGTCGTGCGGATCGCCTTCAAGGAGGGCTCCAAATCCAGCTACAAGCGGGCCCTCGCCGCTGTGCCGCCCGGTGCCACCCTCCCGGTGACGGGCGTGTGGGGCGATTTCCTTCTGCCCACCCGGACCACGGCGCCGCTGCTGCTGGTGGCCGCCGGGATCGGGGTGACGCCGTTCGTGTCGCAGCTGCGCCACGTCGTGACCACCGAGCAGGACCGTGACATCGTGCTCGTCTACGTCGTCTCGGATGCTTCGGAGCTGGCGTATCGCGATGAGATCGAGCGCTCCGGGATCCCGGTGGTGGTGTACTCGCGCGACGCGCCCGCCGACCTGCCGGCGCACTGGCGCTGGGCCGGCCGCGGCGTGCGGGTGGACGCGGACGGGCTCCTGCGGATGGTGCCCGACATCACCGCGCGCCACGCCTACATCTCCGGCCCGCCGGCACTGCTGGCCGATCTGGCACCGGCGCTGGAGCGTGCCCGCTCGCTCACGACCGACGCGTTCTCGGGGTACTGA
- a CDS encoding FAD:protein FMN transferase — translation MRPAPRAVWTFDAIGTLWSVETAEPLPPEVRSRVEGIVDAFDRTWSRFRPDSLVSVLAGSGGTVPLPPDAPAMLEVYTALDTATGGGVNPLVGDALARLGYGAGYRLSAAASPVPAPADWRRSLTWEDGRLALDAPAMIDVGAVGKGRLVDLVLAAVQESGAADVLVDASGDLAVRGAAHRIGLEHPFDPRRAIGVIEVADAALCASGVTRRAWGQGLHHVLDARTGAPVRAYAATWAVAGTALHADALATALFFEGGPELAAAWGAQWVRMRTDGRVEWSPGCTAELFS, via the coding sequence ATGCGGCCGGCACCGCGCGCGGTCTGGACGTTCGACGCGATCGGCACGCTCTGGTCGGTGGAGACCGCTGAGCCGCTTCCGCCCGAGGTGCGCTCGCGGGTCGAGGGGATCGTGGATGCGTTCGACCGGACCTGGTCGCGCTTCCGCCCCGACTCCCTCGTGAGCGTCCTGGCCGGCTCGGGCGGCACGGTGCCCCTTCCGCCCGATGCTCCGGCGATGCTCGAGGTCTACACCGCACTGGACACCGCCACCGGCGGGGGCGTCAACCCGCTCGTCGGCGACGCGCTCGCGCGTCTCGGCTACGGCGCGGGATACCGCCTGTCCGCCGCCGCAAGCCCGGTGCCCGCTCCGGCCGACTGGCGCCGCAGCCTGACGTGGGAGGACGGCCGGCTCGCCCTCGATGCTCCGGCGATGATCGACGTGGGCGCCGTGGGGAAGGGGCGCCTCGTCGACCTCGTGCTGGCCGCCGTGCAGGAATCCGGCGCGGCCGACGTGCTCGTGGATGCGTCCGGCGACCTCGCCGTCCGCGGCGCCGCGCACCGCATCGGGTTGGAGCATCCGTTCGACCCCCGTCGCGCGATCGGCGTGATCGAGGTCGCCGACGCCGCCCTGTGCGCCTCCGGCGTCACCCGGCGCGCGTGGGGGCAGGGGCTCCATCACGTCCTGGACGCCCGGACCGGAGCGCCCGTGCGCGCCTACGCCGCCACGTGGGCGGTCGCCGGCACCGCACTGCACGCCGACGCGCTGGCCACCGCCCTGTTCTTCGAGGGCGGGCCGGAGCTGGCCGCCGCGTGGGGCGCGCAGTGGGTGCGGATGCGCACCGACGGCCGCGTGGAGTGGTCGCCCGGATGTACGGCAGAGTTGTTCTCGTGA
- a CDS encoding ribose-phosphate diphosphokinase, with product MGRKKNTVDLDRVNGIAPGLVAKTKKRLVVAAGRSHRELAAQVAAQLGTELAPTEHRTFASGEIYTRFEVSIRGCDVFVIQSFGPPVNEWLMELLIMLDALKRASAKRITVVAPYFPYSRQDKKGRGREPISARLITDLLTTAGADRIMSVDLHAAQIQGFFDGPVDHLFAKPVLLEYFREHLSEEDRETLTVVSPDMGRVRVADTWSDSLGAPLAIIHKRRDPKVANQVTVHEIVGEVSGRTCLLVDDMIDTGGTIVKAAQALKEAGARKVIVAATHAIFSPPAIERLQDVAIDQVVVTDTVPIPADERFEGLTVLSIAPLLARAIREVFEDGSVTSMFGGEA from the coding sequence ATGGGTCGCAAGAAGAACACGGTTGATCTCGATCGGGTCAACGGCATCGCCCCCGGCCTGGTGGCCAAGACGAAGAAGCGTCTCGTCGTCGCCGCCGGTCGCTCCCACCGCGAGCTGGCGGCCCAGGTCGCCGCGCAGCTCGGCACGGAGCTCGCCCCCACCGAGCACCGCACCTTCGCGTCGGGGGAGATCTACACGCGCTTCGAGGTGTCCATCCGCGGATGCGACGTCTTCGTCATCCAGTCCTTCGGCCCGCCGGTCAACGAGTGGCTCATGGAGCTGCTCATCATGCTGGACGCCCTCAAGCGCGCGTCGGCCAAGCGCATCACCGTCGTGGCGCCGTACTTCCCGTACTCCCGGCAGGACAAGAAGGGCCGCGGCCGCGAGCCGATCAGCGCGCGCCTGATCACCGACCTGCTCACCACCGCCGGCGCCGACCGCATCATGAGCGTCGATCTGCACGCCGCGCAGATCCAGGGCTTCTTCGACGGACCCGTGGACCACCTCTTCGCCAAGCCGGTGCTGCTGGAGTACTTCCGTGAGCACCTGAGCGAAGAGGACCGCGAGACGCTCACGGTCGTCTCGCCCGATATGGGCCGCGTGCGCGTGGCCGACACGTGGTCGGACAGCCTGGGCGCGCCGCTGGCGATCATCCACAAGCGGCGCGATCCGAAGGTCGCGAACCAGGTCACGGTGCACGAGATCGTCGGTGAGGTCTCCGGCCGCACGTGCCTGCTGGTGGACGACATGATCGACACCGGCGGCACGATCGTCAAGGCGGCGCAGGCGCTGAAGGAGGCCGGCGCGCGCAAGGTCATCGTCGCCGCCACCCACGCGATCTTCAGCCCGCCCGCCATCGAGCGGCTGCAGGACGTCGCGATCGACCAGGTCGTGGTCACCGACACGGTGCCGATCCCCGCCGACGAACGGTTCGAGGGCCTCACCGTGCTGTCCATCGCGCCGCTGCTGGCGCGCGCGATCCGCGAGGTCTTCGAAGACGGCTCGGTCACCAGCATGTTCGGCGGCGAGGCCTGA
- the glmU gene encoding bifunctional UDP-N-acetylglucosamine diphosphorylase/glucosamine-1-phosphate N-acetyltransferase GlmU encodes MTNDLAIVILAAGQGTRMRSRLPKVLHPLGGRPLVGHVLDTAAALDPVRIEVVVRHDRDRVVETVNDLAPGVHVVDQDEIPGTGRAVQVALDDLGDFAGDVLVLSGDVPLLETSTLADLLATHRASGAAATILSARVDDPTGYGRIIRDSHGDVQRIVEQKDASDDEAAVAEINVGVYVFQAPALRSHLDLVGTANAQGERYLTDVVGLLRDSRLLVAAALAPDATAALGVNDRVQLAEAARILNARTVRRWQLEGVSVQDPATTWIDVDATLAPDVTVLPNTHILGATTIAAGATVGPDTSLVDCEVGEDAVVRRTDATLAVIGARTNVGPFAFLRPNTTLAEGGKIGTFVETKNSSIGEGSKVPHLSYIGDTTIGRGVNLGAGAITANYDDLTKHRTEIGDEVHTGSHNVFVAPVRIEAGAKTGAGAVIRKNVPPGALALSVAPQRNVEGWVEKNRPGTGAASAAAHARAAQEAGDGSQEEHG; translated from the coding sequence ATGACGAATGATCTGGCCATCGTGATCCTCGCCGCCGGTCAAGGCACGCGCATGCGCTCGCGCCTGCCCAAGGTGCTCCATCCCCTCGGCGGGCGGCCGCTCGTGGGGCACGTGCTGGACACCGCTGCTGCCCTGGATCCCGTGCGGATCGAGGTGGTCGTCCGCCATGACCGCGACCGCGTCGTGGAGACCGTCAACGACCTCGCCCCCGGCGTGCACGTCGTCGACCAGGACGAGATCCCCGGCACCGGCCGGGCCGTGCAGGTGGCGCTGGACGACCTCGGCGACTTCGCCGGCGACGTCCTCGTGCTCAGCGGCGACGTGCCGCTGCTGGAGACCTCCACCCTCGCCGACCTCCTCGCCACCCACCGGGCGTCGGGGGCGGCGGCGACCATCCTCAGCGCGCGCGTGGACGACCCCACCGGCTACGGCCGCATCATCCGCGACTCCCACGGCGACGTGCAGCGCATCGTCGAGCAGAAGGACGCCAGCGACGACGAGGCCGCCGTGGCGGAGATCAACGTCGGCGTCTACGTCTTCCAGGCCCCCGCGCTGCGCAGCCACCTCGACCTCGTGGGCACGGCGAACGCGCAGGGCGAGCGCTACCTGACCGACGTCGTGGGACTGCTGCGCGACTCCCGGCTGCTGGTGGCCGCCGCCCTCGCCCCCGATGCCACCGCGGCGCTCGGCGTGAACGATCGCGTGCAGCTGGCCGAGGCGGCGCGCATCCTCAACGCCCGGACGGTCCGTCGCTGGCAGCTGGAGGGCGTGAGCGTGCAGGATCCGGCCACGACGTGGATCGACGTGGACGCCACCCTCGCTCCGGATGTGACGGTCCTGCCCAACACGCACATCCTGGGCGCAACGACCATCGCCGCCGGCGCCACGGTGGGGCCGGACACGAGCCTGGTGGACTGCGAAGTGGGGGAGGACGCCGTCGTCCGGCGCACCGACGCGACCCTCGCCGTCATCGGCGCGCGCACGAACGTCGGCCCGTTCGCGTTCCTCCGCCCCAACACCACGCTGGCCGAGGGCGGCAAGATCGGCACCTTCGTCGAGACGAAGAACTCCTCGATCGGGGAGGGCAGCAAGGTGCCGCACCTGTCCTACATCGGCGACACCACCATCGGGCGCGGCGTGAACCTGGGTGCCGGTGCGATCACGGCGAACTACGACGATCTGACCAAGCACCGCACCGAGATCGGCGACGAGGTGCACACCGGCTCGCACAACGTGTTCGTGGCGCCGGTTAGGATCGAAGCAGGTGCCAAGACCGGGGCCGGCGCGGTGATCCGCAAGAACGTTCCCCCCGGCGCCCTGGCACTGAGCGTGGCCCCCCAGCGCAACGTCGAGGGGTGGGTCGAAAAGAACCGACCGGGCACGGGCGCGGCATCCGCCGCAGCTCACGCCCGGGCTGCACAGGAAGCTGGCGATGGGTCGCAAGAAGAACACGGTTGA
- a CDS encoding MarR family winged helix-turn-helix transcriptional regulator: MSQESDEVDRIVDAWIRQRPDLDFSPLEVLSRVDRLSRHLDRARKEAFRRSELEPWEWDVLSALRRAGEPFQLSPKQLLQQTLVSSGTMTNRIDRLVGRRLVRREADPADGRSVLVTLTPDGRTRVDAAITRLVDAEAILLDSLSRSDRERLANLLRKLSLGFDA; this comes from the coding sequence GTGAGCCAGGAGAGCGACGAGGTCGACCGCATCGTCGATGCGTGGATCCGGCAGCGACCCGACCTGGACTTCTCTCCGCTGGAGGTCCTCTCCCGCGTCGACCGGCTCTCCCGCCACCTCGACCGCGCCCGCAAGGAGGCCTTCCGCCGCAGCGAGCTCGAACCGTGGGAGTGGGACGTGCTCTCGGCCCTGCGGCGCGCAGGCGAGCCATTCCAGCTGAGCCCCAAGCAGCTCCTGCAGCAGACCCTCGTCTCCAGCGGCACGATGACCAACCGCATCGACCGCCTGGTCGGCCGCCGCCTCGTGCGCCGCGAGGCCGACCCCGCCGATGGCCGCAGCGTCCTGGTGACCCTGACCCCGGACGGACGAACCCGCGTGGATGCCGCGATCACGCGCCTCGTGGATGCCGAGGCGATCCTGCTCGACAGCCTCTCCCGCAGCGACCGCGAGCGCCTGGCCAACCTGCTGCGCAAGCTCAGCCTCGGCTTCGACGCCTGA
- a CDS encoding ABC-F family ATP-binding cassette domain-containing protein, whose amino-acid sequence MAHLLGAEALHLEYPTTVVFDSVSLGVNEGDRIGIVGRNGDGKSSLLAMLAGRAQPDSGRVTVRGGVRIGVLDQADVLDDDDTVGHAVVGDLADHEWAGDPRVRDVIAGLLTDLAWDAPLGTLSGGQRRRVALARLLVGDWDVLFLDEPTNHLDVEGITWLAEHLKRRWPAGSGGLLVVTHDRWFLDEVCTVTWEVHDRIVEAFEGGYAAYILQRVERDRQAASIEARRQNLARKELAWLRRGAPARTAKPKFRIDAANALIADVPEIRDPVALQSLAVSRLGKDVVDLLDVSVAYDDREVLRGVEWRIAPGERTGILGVNGAGKSTLLGLIDGTVHPTAGRVKRGKTVRVATLTQRLDELEDHLDDPVRVVVAGLRTSYTFGAGSKAQELTPGQLLERLGFSSAQLSTPVRDLSGGQKRRLQLLMILLDQPNVLILDEPTNDLDTDMLAAMEDLLDSWPGTLLVVSHDRYFLERVTDQQYAIFDGHLRHLPGGVEEYLRLRRTQPDTAARSAAGPVAAAPGLSGADLRAAQKEVAALERRIGKLEKDIGSARMALAEHDQADYAGLAAEMQRIAAMEAERDDLETRWYELGEALG is encoded by the coding sequence ATGGCGCATCTTCTCGGGGCCGAAGCCCTGCACCTGGAATACCCCACCACCGTCGTCTTCGACTCCGTCTCACTCGGCGTGAACGAAGGCGACCGCATCGGGATCGTGGGTCGCAACGGCGACGGCAAATCCAGCCTGCTGGCGATGCTGGCCGGGCGCGCGCAACCCGACTCCGGCCGTGTGACGGTACGGGGCGGGGTGCGCATCGGCGTGCTGGATCAGGCCGACGTCCTCGACGACGACGACACCGTGGGACACGCGGTCGTCGGCGACCTCGCCGATCACGAGTGGGCGGGCGACCCCCGCGTGCGCGATGTCATCGCGGGCCTGCTGACCGACCTGGCGTGGGATGCGCCCCTGGGCACCCTCTCGGGCGGCCAGCGCCGGCGCGTCGCGCTGGCGCGTCTGCTCGTCGGCGACTGGGACGTGCTGTTCCTGGACGAGCCGACGAACCACCTCGACGTCGAGGGCATCACGTGGCTCGCCGAGCACCTCAAGCGGCGCTGGCCGGCGGGGTCGGGAGGCCTCCTGGTCGTCACGCACGACCGGTGGTTCCTCGATGAGGTCTGCACCGTCACGTGGGAGGTGCACGACCGCATCGTCGAGGCCTTCGAAGGCGGATATGCCGCCTACATCCTGCAGCGGGTCGAACGCGACCGCCAGGCCGCCTCCATCGAGGCGCGTCGCCAGAACCTCGCCCGCAAGGAGCTCGCGTGGCTGCGCCGCGGCGCTCCGGCGCGGACGGCGAAGCCGAAGTTCCGCATCGACGCGGCCAACGCGCTCATCGCGGACGTGCCGGAGATCCGCGACCCCGTCGCGCTGCAGTCCCTCGCCGTCTCGCGCCTGGGCAAGGACGTCGTCGACCTGCTCGATGTCTCGGTCGCGTACGACGACCGAGAGGTGCTGCGCGGGGTCGAGTGGCGCATCGCGCCGGGGGAGCGCACCGGCATCCTCGGCGTCAACGGCGCGGGAAAATCCACCCTCCTGGGGCTCATCGACGGCACGGTGCATCCGACGGCCGGGCGGGTCAAGCGCGGCAAGACCGTGCGCGTGGCGACCCTCACGCAGCGCCTGGACGAGCTGGAGGATCACCTCGACGATCCCGTGCGGGTCGTTGTCGCGGGCCTGCGCACCAGCTACACGTTCGGCGCCGGGTCCAAGGCGCAGGAGCTCACGCCCGGACAGCTGCTGGAGCGCCTCGGATTCTCCAGCGCGCAGCTGTCCACCCCGGTCCGAGATCTCTCCGGAGGCCAGAAGCGCCGCCTGCAGCTGCTCATGATCCTCCTGGACCAGCCGAACGTGCTGATCCTGGACGAGCCGACCAACGACCTCGACACCGACATGCTCGCCGCGATGGAGGACCTCCTGGACTCGTGGCCGGGCACGCTTCTCGTGGTCTCGCACGACCGGTACTTCCTGGAGCGGGTGACCGATCAGCAGTACGCGATCTTCGATGGGCACCTCCGTCACCTGCCCGGCGGCGTGGAGGAGTACCTGCGGCTGCGCCGGACGCAGCCCGATACCGCCGCGCGATCGGCCGCCGGCCCCGTCGCGGCCGCCCCTGGACTCTCCGGCGCCGACCTGCGTGCCGCGCAGAAGGAGGTCGCCGCCCTCGAGCGGCGCATCGGCAAGCTGGAGAAGGACATCGGCTCCGCCCGCATGGCGCTGGCCGAGCACGATCAGGCCGACTACGCGGGCCTGGCCGCCGAGATGCAGCGCATCGCGGCGATGGAGGCGGAGCGCGACGATCTCGAGACCCGCTGGTACGAGCTGGGCGAAGCGCTCGGCTGA
- a CDS encoding KTSC domain-containing protein, which produces MRRTRVRSGAIASVGYDPATAVLEIEFTSGDVYEYFAVPPSAHRGLVEAESIGRHFLAHIRDVYPDRRVR; this is translated from the coding sequence ATGAGGCGAACCCGCGTGCGATCCGGCGCGATCGCGTCGGTCGGATACGACCCTGCGACCGCCGTCCTGGAGATCGAGTTCACCAGCGGCGACGTCTACGAGTACTTCGCCGTGCCGCCCTCCGCGCACCGCGGGCTGGTCGAGGCCGAGAGCATCGGCCGGCACTTCCTCGCGCACATCCGCGACGTGTACCCCGACCGGCGCGTGCGGTGA